The Macaca nemestrina isolate mMacNem1 chromosome 17, mMacNem.hap1, whole genome shotgun sequence genome contains the following window.
AAATCCTGGGAAGTTATTACTAAGTCTTAGTCGTGGCCCCAGGTAATTTCCTCCCAGGCCTCCGTGGCGTTATGTATAAAGGCCCCCCTGGAGCTGGGCCCCAAAACAGCCCGGAGCCTGCAGCCCAGCCCCACCCAGACCCATGGCTATACCTGCCGCCCAGAGCCCCATGAAGCTAATGGGTGAGTGTCTTGGCCCAGGATGGGAGAGCTGCCCGCCCTGGCATGGGAGGGAGGCTGGTGTGACAGAGGGGCTGGGGATCCCCGTTCTGGGAATGGGGATTAAAGGCACCCAGTGTCCCCGAGAGGGCCTCAGGTGGTAGGGAACAGCATGTCTCCTGAGCCCGCtctgtccccagccctgcagcTGCTGCTGTGGCACAGCGCACTCTGGACAGTGCAGGAAGCCACCCCCCTGGGCCCTGCCAGCTCCCTGCCCCAGAGCTTCCTGCTCAAGTGCTTAGAGCAAGTAAGGAAGATCCAGGGCGACGGTGCCGCGCTGCAGGAGAAGCTGGTGAGTGAGGCGGGCGAGAGGGCTGTGGAGGGAAGCCCAGTGGGGAGAGCTAAGGGGGATGGAACTGTGGGCCGACATCCTCAGGAAGGGATGTGGGAGAATATTAGGAGCGGTGGAGCTGGGGAAGGCTGGGAAGGGACTTGGGGAGGAGGACCTTGGTGGGGACAGTGCTCGGGAGGGCTGGGTGGGATGGGAGTGGAGGCATCACATTCAGGAGAAGGGGCAAGAGCCGCTGTGAGATCAGAGGGTGGGGGTGCAAGGCAGAGAGGAACTGAACAGCCTGGCAAGAcatggagggaggggaaagaccAGAGAATCAGAGAGGACCAGGGAAGGAGGAGCGGCGACCTGGCCACGGCGAGTCTCACTCTGCATCCTTCCATCCCCAGTGTGCCACCTACAAGCTGTGCCACCCTGAGGAGCTGGTGCTGCTTAGACACTCTCTGGGCATCCCCTGGGCTCCCCTGAGcagctgctccagccaggccCCACAGCTGGTGAGTGTCAGGAAAGGGTAAGGCTGAtgaggaggggaaaggaaaggagggacaCCCATGGGCTCCCCCAGGTCTCCAGGCTCCAAGCCGGGGGCCTGATGGGAGGGTCTCTGGCAGCACCCCCTAACTCTtccgctctgtctcccagacagGCTGCTTGAGCCAACTCCATAGCAGCCTCTTCCTCTACCAGGGCCTCCTGCAGGCCCTGGAAGGGATCTCCCCTGAGTTGGGCCCCACCTTGGATACACTGCAGCTGGACATTGCCGACTTTGCCACCACCATCTGGCAGCAGGTGAGCCTTGTTGGACAGGGTGGCCAAGGTCATGCTGGCATTCTGGGCACCGCAGCCGGGCCTGTCAGCCCCCagcatttcctcatttgtaataaCACCCACTCAGCAGGGCCCAGCCACTGATCGCAGCTTTCCTTTACAGATGGAAGACCTGGGAATGGCCCCTGCCCTGCAGCCCACCCAGGGTGCCATGCCAGCcttcacctctgccttccagcgCCGGGCGGGAGGCGTCCTGGTTGCCTCCCATCTGCAGCGCTTCCTGGAGCTAGCGTACCGCGTTCTACGCCACCTTGCCCAGTCCTGAGCCAAGCCCTCCCCATCCCATGTATTTATCTCTATTTAATATTTATGCCTATTT
Protein-coding sequences here:
- the LOC105472231 gene encoding granulocyte colony-stimulating factor, encoding MSPEPALSPALQLLLWHSALWTVQEATPLGPASSLPQSFLLKCLEQVRKIQGDGAALQEKLCATYKLCHPEELVLLRHSLGIPWAPLSSCSSQAPQLTGCLSQLHSSLFLYQGLLQALEGISPELGPTLDTLQLDIADFATTIWQQMEDLGMAPALQPTQGAMPAFTSAFQRRAGGVLVASHLQRFLELAYRVLRHLAQS